The genomic region CGAGGGTGAGCAGCCTGGCCGCGAGCGCGGTGTCGTCGTCCAGATCGGTGGCGAACGTTTCGTCGCGGCTCACCGACTTGGTCTCGCGATTGGCCTCAACCGGCGCCCGATCGATCCCGCGCGTCCGCTCGTACAGCCAGCTACCCTCGCGCTCCCCCAGCCAGCCCACCAGCGTCTCCCGTTCATGCCTCACCACGTCGCGCACGGTACGGAGGCCGAAGCGAGCCAGGCGCTCCTGGAACTTGGGACCGATGAGGGGGATGTCCGCGAGCGCGAACCGGAGCATGAAGTCGGCCTCTGCTCCGGGGGCTACGACGTGCACGCCGTCCGCCGCCCCGCCGGGGCGCGGCTTGGCCACGCCCGCGGCGAGCTTCGCTACAAACTTGGACGTCCCTCCCCCGATCGACAGCGAGAGCGAGGTCTCGGCGATCACGGCATCGCGCATTCGGCGGGCCGTCGCAGCGAGCGGCTCTCCGCCGTACAGCTGCTCGGTGCCCGAGAGATCGAGATAGAACTCGTCGCTCGAGGCCTGTTCCACGACGGGGGTGAAGCGCCGCAGCGCCA from Solirubrobacterales bacterium harbors:
- a CDS encoding DNA polymerase IV, with the translated sequence MSPAQRILLADADAFYVAVARLTDPEGAGKARLLIVGGSPEQRGVVTSASYEARAYGVHSAMPMARAVRLCPGATVVPVPWEACARKSREIGVALRRFTPVVEQASSDEFYLDLSGTEQLYGGEPLAATARRMRDAVIAETSLSLSIGGGTSKFVAKLAAGVAKPRPGGAADGVHVVAPGAEADFMLRFALADIPLIGPKFQERLARFGLRTVRDVVRHERETLVGWLGEREGSWLYERTRGIDRAPVEANRETKSVSRDETFATDLDDDTALAARLLTL